AAAAAAGGGGTTGTGCTCCTTGGCAAACCACATCATTGGCACACATAGCTACGCAGTCAATGCCTACGGTATCGTGCTTGTCCAGCATCTGAGCTATTTTGAGCTTTGTCCCAACTCCATCAGTACCCGAAACCATGACAGGGTTCTTGTAGCCTTTCAGCGCAAACAGGCCGCCAAATCCACCTATTTCACCTATAACTCCCTCCACCGACGTGGAGCGAACGTAGTCCTTTATGAGCTCCACTGCCCTATTGCCCTCATCTATGTTAACCCCCGCTTCTTTATAATCAGCCATAACAAACCCCCGCTTCAAACTTAAATTTGCTGCCTTCTTCAGGCACTTTTATGGGGTAGTTGCCGTCAAAACAACCTGTGCAAAAACCCACGTGATCAAAACAGCTCAGCAAGCCATCTATACTGAGGTAGCCAAGGCTATCCGCTCCTATCATCTTTCTTATATCCTCTACAGACGCCTTTGATCCTATAAGCTCTTTTCTAGATGGGGTATCGATGCCAAAGTAACATGGAAATTTTACAGGAGGCGCGCTTATCCTTAAATGCACTTCCTTCGCCCCAGCACTTCTCAACATAGAAACAAGCCTTTTGCTGGTAGTTCCCCTTACAATGGAATCATCTACCAGAACAATCCTCTTGCCTCTTATACTTTCAGCCAGGACGTTTAACTTGAGCCTAACAGCGATCTCCCTGTGGGCTTGATCCGGCTGAATAAACGTCCTTCCCACGTACTTATTCTTTACAAGCCCTTCTCCGTAAGGAATGCCCGATACCTCAGAATAACCCGACGCAGCCGGAATACCCGAATCGGGGACAGGAACGATCAGATCGGCATCTACCGGATACTCCATAGCCAATCTCCTGCCCATCTCGCGCCTTACCGCGTACACGCTGATACCTCTTATGACGCTATCAGGTCTGGAGAAGTATATATACTCAAATATGCAGAAAGCCTCCTTTTTTTGCCCTTCCAACGCATACGATTTAATGCCATCCTCACTTACCTCTACTATTTCTCCAGGGCTTACCTCTCTTATCAACCTGGCACCTATCACGTCAAAGGCACAGCTCTCCGACGCAAAGCAATAAGAATCGTCCAACAATCCGATACACAAAGGCCTCAAGCCATTAGGGTCTTTTACAGCGTAAAGAGCCTTTTCCGTCATGATCACCAGAGAATAAGCCCCTTTGATCTTTTGCATGGCCATTTTTACAGCTTCCACCATGCCCTTCGTTATATACCTAGCTATTAGGTGTACGATGATCTCTGTGTCGGTAGACGTCTGAAAAATGCTACCACTTTCCTCCAGCTCTTTTCTCAACTCATCGGCATTGACGAGATTGCCGTTATGTGCCAATGCTAGGTAGCCATTTCTATACCTCACCACAATGGGCTGGGCATTGTAAATCTGGTTTAACCCCGTAGTGGAATAGCGCACGTGGCCTATCGCTACGCGCCCTCTCAACTCAGAGATATTCTTGTCGTTGAAGACCTCTGTCACCAACCCATTGCCCTTGTGGTAGTCTATAATTTTACCATTGGAAATAGCGATGCCTGCGCTCTCCTGTCCTCTGTGTTGCAGAGCATGAAGGGCGTAATACGTAATCCTAGCTGTATCATGGCCATTGATGTCATATATGCCAAATACGCCGCACTCTTCTTTCAGCCCATTATACTGCTGATTTTTCCTCTCCATTGAGACTCAATCTCCTCTACTTTTATATCCACAAGCCCTTTCCCGTTTACACAGATCTTTAAGCTGCAATCACATACCAAGCCGATGCTCTCTACAGGTACATCGTGCTTCATTGCAATAGCTTTTATCATGTCCACATCGCCTTTATCAGCGCTTATCACAACCCTGGACTGGGATTCCCCAAAGAGCAGTGCGTCAGGTCTTATATCTTCTTTTAACTCTATACACGCGCCTTTTTTACCCGATATACAGCTCTCCGCTATGGTTACCGCCAATCCGCCTTCACTCACATCGTGAGCCGACTTTACCAGCCCAAGTTTTATGACCTCTCGCACAAACGCCTGCATCCTCTTTTCAAAGTTTAAATCTATATAAGGTACGCTTCCCTTCTCCAAGCCCCATATTTCTTTGAGGTATTCTGATCCACCCAGTTCGCAGCGATTTTTACCTACCAGCAAAATAATGTCTCCCGAGTCCCTAAAACCTTGAGTGGCAATCCTGCTCAGATCCTCTACAAGCCCCACCATACCTATTACCGGGGTGGGATATATGGCTTTTCCCATAGACTCATTGTAAAAACTCACATTCCCACTTATAACAGGTATCTCCAAAACCTCACAGGCCTCTTTTATACCCAGTATCGCCTCGCGAAACTGCCAGTAAACCTCCTTTTTCTCAGGATTGCCAAAATTCAGGCCATCCGTTATAGCCATGGGAATGGCGCCACTAACCGAAAGATTCCTCGCCGCCTCTGCTACAGCGATCTTCGCTCCTTCCCTGGGATTGAGATAGCAGTACAATCCATTGCAGTCAATAGTAAGGGCAATGCCTTTGCTTTTACCTTCTATCCTCAATACCGCAGCGTCTGAACCCGGCGTTACTACTGTATCCGTCCTCACCATGTAATCGTATTGTTTATAAACCCATTCCTTGCTGCATATATCCAATGCCTCCATAAGTCGCATTAAAACGCTATTGTAATCCACCGGCAGCGGTATGGCATCTACATCCAAGCTGTTTAGCTCATCCTGATACGCAGGTCTTTGGTACTCCCTCTCATACAAAGGCGCTTCTGCCAGGGATTTCGCAGGCACCCTTGCCACGACCTCACCTTTGTCCTTTACAGTAAGCATACCGTCGTCGGTTACCACGCCGATAACCGCAGCGTGGAGCCCCCATTTATTGAATATATCTATTACCTCCGGCTCTCTACCTTTCTTTACAACCACCAGCATCCTCTCCTGAGACTCAGACAACATGATTTCATAAGGCGTCATCCCTGTCTCCCTTTTAGGCACCTTGTCTATATCTATCTCAATGCCCGTCCCAGCTCTCGCGGCCATTTCACAGCTGGAAGAGGTAATGCCAGCAGCTCCCATATCCTGTATGCCCACAACGGCATCGGATTCAAAAAGCTCAAGACACGCTTCCAGCAACAGCTTCTCCATAAAAGGGTCCCCTACCTGCACAGCAGGTCTTTTTTCTTCTGATTTTTCACTTAATTCCTCAGAAGCAAAGCTGGCGCCTCCTATGCCGTCTCTGCCGGTAGCAGACCCCACCAACATAACAGTATTACCTACTCCACTAGCTACTCCTTTTTTTATCCTGTCTTTTTTCATTATGCCTACGCTCATAGCGTTGACCAGCGGATTGTCCTTATAGCAGTCATTAAAGTAAACTTCACCGGCTACTGTAGGTATTCCCATACAATTGCCATAATCAGCTATACCTGCCACCACACCGCTGAACAGGTACTTCACCCTATCATCGTTTAAATCTCCAAAGCGCAAAGAATTCAAAGACGCTATGGGCCTGGCTCCCATAGTAAATATATCCCTCAGTATACCTCCAACTCCCGTGGCAGCCCCTTGATAAGGCTCTACAGCAGAAGGGTGGTTGTGGCTTTCCACCTTCATGACTATCGCGTCTCCGTCGCCGATATCAATAATACCGGCATTTTCACCCGGCCCTTGCAGCACATATGGCCCCTGAGTAGGCAAAAACTTTAACAACGCCCTAGAATTCTTGTAACCGCAGTGTTCTGACCACATGACGCTGTACATGCCCAGCTCTACTATATTGGGTTCTCTGCCCAATATACTCTTTATCATCTCGTATTCCCTATCAGTAAGGCCCAGCTTTATCCATATCTTCTCTTGTCCCATTTTAAGTCCCCCAATCCTAAAGGAGATATTCCACAATCGATTCAAAAATCGCTCTTCCGTCTTCTCCTCCCA
The genomic region above belongs to Caldanaerobius polysaccharolyticus DSM 13641 and contains:
- the purF gene encoding amidophosphoribosyltransferase, which translates into the protein MERKNQQYNGLKEECGVFGIYDINGHDTARITYYALHALQHRGQESAGIAISNGKIIDYHKGNGLVTEVFNDKNISELRGRVAIGHVRYSTTGLNQIYNAQPIVVRYRNGYLALAHNGNLVNADELRKELEESGSIFQTSTDTEIIVHLIARYITKGMVEAVKMAMQKIKGAYSLVIMTEKALYAVKDPNGLRPLCIGLLDDSYCFASESCAFDVIGARLIREVSPGEIVEVSEDGIKSYALEGQKKEAFCIFEYIYFSRPDSVIRGISVYAVRREMGRRLAMEYPVDADLIVPVPDSGIPAASGYSEVSGIPYGEGLVKNKYVGRTFIQPDQAHREIAVRLKLNVLAESIRGKRIVLVDDSIVRGTTSKRLVSMLRSAGAKEVHLRISAPPVKFPCYFGIDTPSRKELIGSKASVEDIRKMIGADSLGYLSIDGLLSCFDHVGFCTGCFDGNYPIKVPEEGSKFKFEAGVCYG
- the purL gene encoding phosphoribosylformylglycinamidine synthase subunit PurL, which produces MGQEKIWIKLGLTDREYEMIKSILGREPNIVELGMYSVMWSEHCGYKNSRALLKFLPTQGPYVLQGPGENAGIIDIGDGDAIVMKVESHNHPSAVEPYQGAATGVGGILRDIFTMGARPIASLNSLRFGDLNDDRVKYLFSGVVAGIADYGNCMGIPTVAGEVYFNDCYKDNPLVNAMSVGIMKKDRIKKGVASGVGNTVMLVGSATGRDGIGGASFASEELSEKSEEKRPAVQVGDPFMEKLLLEACLELFESDAVVGIQDMGAAGITSSSCEMAARAGTGIEIDIDKVPKRETGMTPYEIMLSESQERMLVVVKKGREPEVIDIFNKWGLHAAVIGVVTDDGMLTVKDKGEVVARVPAKSLAEAPLYEREYQRPAYQDELNSLDVDAIPLPVDYNSVLMRLMEALDICSKEWVYKQYDYMVRTDTVVTPGSDAAVLRIEGKSKGIALTIDCNGLYCYLNPREGAKIAVAEAARNLSVSGAIPMAITDGLNFGNPEKKEVYWQFREAILGIKEACEVLEIPVISGNVSFYNESMGKAIYPTPVIGMVGLVEDLSRIATQGFRDSGDIILLVGKNRCELGGSEYLKEIWGLEKGSVPYIDLNFEKRMQAFVREVIKLGLVKSAHDVSEGGLAVTIAESCISGKKGACIELKEDIRPDALLFGESQSRVVISADKGDVDMIKAIAMKHDVPVESIGLVCDCSLKICVNGKGLVDIKVEEIESQWRGKISSIMG